A genomic segment from Nocardia cyriacigeorgica GUH-2 encodes:
- the metK gene encoding methionine adenosyltransferase, which produces MTTTSLPSRRLFTSESVTEGHPDKICDAISDAVLDALLAVDPAARVAVETMVTTGQVHVAGEVGTAATVDITAIVRAKLLEIGYDSSSKGFDGASCGVNIAIGAQSPDIAQGVDHAYEARVDGAGDPVDQQGAGDQGLMFGYATTETPELMPLPIALAHRLSRRLTRVRKDGTLPYLRPDGKTQVTIEYDGNRPVRLDTVVISTQHAPDIDLDSLLATDVREFVVDAVLSELPAGSLDCDDVRLLVNPTGKFVVGGPMGDAGLTGRKIIVDTYGGMARHGGGAFSGKDPSKVDRSAAYAMRWVAKNAVAAGLAERIEVQVAYAIGRAAPVGLFVETFGTETTDPARIQAAIGKVFDLRPAAIIRDLDLLRPLYAPTAAYGHFGRTDIDLPWERCDRADELKAAVA; this is translated from the coding sequence ATGACCACAACGTCCCTGCCGTCCCGCCGGCTGTTCACCAGCGAATCGGTCACCGAAGGACATCCGGACAAGATCTGCGACGCCATCAGCGATGCGGTGCTCGACGCCCTGCTCGCCGTCGACCCGGCCGCACGGGTGGCGGTGGAGACCATGGTTACCACCGGCCAGGTGCACGTGGCCGGTGAGGTCGGCACCGCCGCGACGGTGGACATCACCGCGATCGTGCGCGCGAAACTGCTCGAGATCGGCTACGACAGCTCATCGAAGGGCTTCGACGGTGCGAGCTGCGGGGTGAATATCGCGATCGGCGCGCAATCCCCCGATATCGCGCAGGGCGTGGACCACGCCTACGAGGCGCGGGTCGACGGAGCCGGCGATCCCGTGGACCAGCAGGGCGCCGGCGATCAAGGCCTGATGTTCGGGTACGCCACCACCGAAACCCCCGAACTCATGCCCTTGCCGATCGCGCTGGCGCACCGGCTGTCTCGCCGTCTCACCCGGGTACGCAAGGACGGCACCCTGCCCTATCTGCGCCCCGACGGAAAGACGCAGGTGACCATCGAATACGACGGAAACCGCCCGGTGCGCCTGGACACGGTGGTGATCTCGACCCAGCACGCACCCGACATCGACCTGGATTCCCTGCTCGCCACCGACGTGCGCGAGTTCGTAGTCGACGCCGTGCTGTCCGAACTGCCCGCCGGTTCGCTCGACTGCGACGATGTCCGGCTGCTGGTGAACCCGACGGGCAAGTTCGTCGTCGGCGGGCCGATGGGCGACGCGGGGCTGACCGGACGCAAGATCATCGTCGACACCTACGGCGGGATGGCCCGGCACGGCGGTGGTGCGTTCTCCGGCAAGGACCCCTCGAAGGTCGACCGCAGTGCCGCCTACGCGATGCGGTGGGTCGCGAAGAACGCCGTGGCCGCGGGCCTGGCCGAACGGATCGAGGTCCAGGTGGCCTACGCGATCGGGCGGGCGGCGCCGGTCGGGCTGTTCGTGGAGACCTTCGGCACCGAGACGACCGACCCGGCCCGGATCCAGGCCGCCATCGGCAAGGTCTTCGACCTGCGGCCCGCGGCGATCATCCGCGATCTGGACCTGCTGCGTCCGCTGTACGCACCGACCGCGGCCTACGGGCACTTCGGCCGCACCGATATCGACCTGCCCTGGGAGCGTTGCGACCGGGCCGACGAGCTGAAGGCCGCGGTCGCGTAG
- a CDS encoding DUF2461 domain-containing protein — protein MGRFGGFPFAGLDFYEDLEADNSKTFWAAHKQVYDESVKAPMLALIEELEADFGSAKLFRPYRDVRFSKDKSPYKTHQGVVVGAAPGVGWYVQIGAAGLFVAAGFYGGSADQLARLRTTIDDDVRGPELAAILTELAGTGYEIGGDRLKTQPKGYPADHPRIELLRHKTLTTHRDFGAPDWLPTPRAATEIRAAWEAQRPLVEWLAAVVGD, from the coding sequence ATGGGTCGTTTCGGAGGGTTCCCGTTCGCCGGTCTGGATTTCTACGAAGATCTCGAGGCCGACAACTCGAAGACGTTCTGGGCCGCGCACAAACAGGTCTACGACGAATCGGTGAAGGCGCCGATGCTCGCGCTGATCGAGGAACTCGAGGCCGATTTCGGGTCCGCGAAACTCTTCCGCCCCTACCGTGACGTGCGGTTCTCCAAGGACAAGTCGCCGTACAAGACCCACCAGGGCGTGGTGGTAGGCGCCGCGCCGGGCGTGGGCTGGTACGTGCAGATCGGTGCGGCGGGACTGTTCGTCGCCGCCGGGTTCTACGGCGGCTCGGCCGACCAGCTCGCCCGCCTGCGCACCACCATCGACGACGACGTGCGCGGCCCGGAGCTGGCCGCGATCCTCACCGAACTCGCCGGCACCGGCTACGAGATCGGCGGGGACCGCCTCAAAACCCAACCCAAGGGCTACCCCGCCGACCACCCCCGCATCGAGCTACTCCGCCACAAGACCCTCACCACCCACCGCGACTTCGGCGCACCGGACTGGCTGCCGACACCACGCGCCGCGACGGAGATCCGCGCGGCGTGGGAGGCGCAGCGGCCGCTGGTGGAATGGCTCGCGGCCGTGGTCGGCGACTGA
- a CDS encoding helix-turn-helix transcriptional regulator codes for MTALSGRGGTTASITLQRFSDLIGAIYDAGADPNRWDGVIGTLAAAFGAVRGLLVIPGSDGHDFVVKAAGSELGPAIHEHIVRAADRIQQLPVGAPVTSDEVLTLPDGGPSDPSSLAHSFLARLDRDVPPAWICLTMPPQVDLARHSAGRALLHVLVPHLAQALRTQSKLIELARERALALGTLERAHYGIMIVTSDAAVIFANSTAMDITGDSDGLAADSSGRLRATPSTNQARLSRLIREAAGPDGSSGNVAITRPSGKRPLIVRVTPLDGMPGDAPPRPRAVLLLVVDPDHDLEPQPKALHDLYGLTDAETLVAMGVIRGDGLPAVADQLSVSLFTARTHLQHIFVKTGTHRQAELVRLLLSSAIAAQ; via the coding sequence GTGACAGCGTTATCCGGTCGCGGAGGAACCACGGCGTCGATCACTCTCCAGCGCTTCTCGGATCTCATTGGCGCGATTTACGACGCCGGCGCCGATCCGAATCGCTGGGACGGCGTGATCGGCACGCTCGCCGCTGCCTTCGGCGCCGTCCGCGGGCTGCTCGTCATCCCCGGATCCGACGGCCACGACTTCGTCGTCAAGGCCGCCGGGTCCGAACTCGGCCCGGCGATCCACGAACACATCGTCCGCGCCGCCGACCGGATCCAGCAGCTACCCGTCGGCGCCCCCGTCACCAGCGATGAGGTGCTGACCCTGCCCGACGGCGGCCCGTCCGATCCCAGCAGCCTCGCGCACAGCTTTCTGGCCCGGCTCGATCGCGACGTGCCGCCCGCCTGGATCTGCCTGACCATGCCGCCGCAGGTCGACCTCGCCCGGCATTCGGCGGGCCGGGCGCTGCTGCACGTCTTGGTGCCACACCTGGCCCAAGCACTGCGTACTCAGTCGAAGCTGATCGAGTTGGCGCGCGAGCGCGCGCTCGCACTCGGGACGCTGGAGCGGGCGCACTACGGGATCATGATCGTCACCTCCGACGCCGCGGTCATCTTCGCCAATTCCACCGCCATGGACATCACCGGCGACAGCGACGGGCTGGCCGCCGACAGCTCCGGCCGGCTGCGCGCCACCCCGTCGACCAATCAGGCCCGGCTCAGCCGGCTCATCCGCGAGGCCGCGGGCCCCGATGGATCGAGCGGCAATGTCGCCATCACTCGTCCGTCCGGTAAGCGGCCGCTCATCGTCCGGGTGACACCCCTGGACGGCATGCCCGGTGACGCGCCGCCCCGGCCGCGCGCGGTCCTGCTGCTGGTGGTCGATCCCGACCACGATCTGGAACCGCAGCCGAAGGCGCTGCACGATCTGTACGGGTTGACCGACGCCGAAACACTGGTCGCCATGGGCGTGATCCGTGGCGACGGATTACCGGCCGTGGCAGATCAGCTGTCGGTCTCGTTGTTCACCGCGCGCACCCATTTGCAGCACATTTTCGTCAAGACCGGAACACACCGGCAGGCGGAACTGGTCCGCCTGCTGCTGTCGAGCGCTATTGCCGCGCAGTGA
- a CDS encoding MFS transporter has protein sequence MNDGTTCTIVQISTKEVAVSGVDVRSSGAREWAGLAVLALPTVLLGLDVTVLYLVLPSMAEALDPSATQTLWIMDAYGFFIAGFLLTMGTLGDRIGRRRLLMIGMTAFAAVSVLAAYAPNAELLILARALLGIAGATLMPSTLSLISNIFRDERRRAVAIGIWATMFALGMAAGPVVGGALVDRFWWGAAFLLAVPVAVVVLGLARTLLPEHADPRAGRLDPASVALSLAAIVPVVYAIKHAAAHRPDLGTLLLATIGIAAGVIFVRRQLRLTAPLLDVTLFANRAFSAALAVLLIGLIGVGGTMYLVTQYLQFVEDMSPFGAGLWMGPPALAMFAAAIGAPLIARRIRPGLVMAITLGLSVIGYALLAGAGTGEPVRVVTGFGFVYLGLGAIAALGTDMVVGATPAAQSGSAAAMSETVQELGLAIGVAVLGSLGTALYAARMTAPPDVTPLVEDRLTDSLAGALSVADQVPAETLQAAREAFTSGVNVAATVAGVAIVAATVICLTALRQVRPLGEEPAEDTVRCATGPEPAGGEHERDERADRWAQGPGQ, from the coding sequence TTGAACGATGGTACTACTTGTACTATCGTTCAAATATCTACGAAGGAGGTTGCCGTGTCAGGAGTCGACGTGCGCAGTTCCGGCGCGCGCGAGTGGGCGGGCCTGGCCGTGCTGGCGCTGCCGACCGTGCTGCTCGGCCTCGATGTCACCGTGCTCTACCTGGTGCTGCCGAGCATGGCCGAAGCGCTCGACCCGTCGGCGACCCAGACGTTGTGGATCATGGACGCCTACGGGTTCTTCATCGCCGGATTCCTGCTCACCATGGGAACTCTGGGCGACCGGATCGGCCGGCGCCGACTGCTGATGATCGGGATGACGGCCTTCGCGGCGGTCTCGGTCCTGGCGGCCTACGCGCCGAACGCCGAGCTGCTGATTCTGGCGCGCGCCCTGCTCGGGATCGCCGGGGCGACGCTGATGCCGTCCACATTGTCGTTGATCTCGAACATCTTTCGCGACGAGCGGCGGCGCGCGGTCGCGATCGGGATCTGGGCGACGATGTTCGCCCTCGGCATGGCCGCCGGGCCGGTGGTCGGTGGTGCGCTGGTCGACCGGTTCTGGTGGGGCGCGGCATTCCTGCTGGCCGTGCCGGTCGCCGTGGTGGTGCTCGGCCTGGCGCGGACGCTGCTGCCCGAACACGCCGATCCGCGGGCCGGCCGCCTGGATCCGGCCAGCGTCGCGCTGTCGCTGGCCGCGATCGTGCCGGTGGTCTACGCGATCAAGCACGCCGCGGCACACCGGCCCGATCTCGGCACACTGCTCCTGGCAACCATCGGCATCGCGGCCGGGGTGATCTTCGTACGACGCCAACTCCGACTGACCGCTCCCCTGCTGGACGTCACGCTCTTCGCGAACCGGGCGTTCTCCGCCGCGCTGGCCGTACTGCTGATCGGCTTGATCGGCGTCGGCGGGACCATGTACCTGGTCACCCAATACCTCCAATTCGTCGAAGACATGAGCCCGTTCGGCGCGGGGCTGTGGATGGGGCCGCCCGCGCTGGCCATGTTCGCGGCGGCGATCGGGGCGCCGCTGATCGCCCGGCGAATCCGGCCCGGCCTGGTCATGGCGATCACGCTCGGCCTGTCGGTGATCGGCTACGCGCTGCTCGCGGGCGCGGGAACCGGGGAGCCCGTTCGAGTGGTCACCGGATTCGGTTTCGTCTATCTCGGTCTCGGAGCGATCGCCGCCCTCGGCACCGATATGGTCGTCGGCGCCACTCCGGCCGCGCAGTCCGGTTCGGCCGCGGCGATGTCGGAGACCGTGCAGGAACTCGGCCTCGCCATCGGCGTCGCCGTCCTCGGCAGTCTCGGCACCGCGCTCTACGCCGCCCGCATGACCGCACCTCCGGACGTGACGCCCCTCGTCGAGGACCGTCTCACCGACAGCCTCGCGGGCGCGCTGTCGGTCGCCGATCAGGTTCCCGCCGAGACACTGCAGGCCGCGCGCGAGGCATTCACCAGCGGTGTGAACGTCGCGGCGACCGTCGCCGGTGTCGCCATCGTGGCGGCGACCGTAATCTGTCTGACGGCATTGCGGCAGGTCCGCCCGCTCGGCGAGGAGCCGGCCGAGGACACGGTGCGCTGCGCGACCGGCCCGGAACCCGCAGGAGGCGAGCATGAACGAGACGAGCGAGCCGATCGATGGGCGCAAGGCCCGGGGCAGTAG